The proteins below come from a single Corylus avellana chromosome ca3, CavTom2PMs-1.0 genomic window:
- the LOC132175276 gene encoding sodium/hydrogen exchanger 4-like, whose translation MLVSEYFSNLGSDYAQVVPLTVFVAVLCLCLIIGHLLEENRWVNESITAILTGCLAGAIILVLSKGKNSHILTFNEELFFIYLLPPIIFNAGFQVKKKQFFQNFLTIMLFGVVGVFISFIIITAGSWWLFPKLGFVGLTARDYLALGTIFSSTDTVCTLQVLHQDETPLLYSLVFGEGVVNDATTVVLFNTIQKLDVSRLDSRTILPVVGDFFYLFLTSTALGVVAGLVTAYVLKTFYFGRHSSVREISLMVLMAYFSYMLAELLQLSGILAVFFCGILMSHYAWHNVSESSRITTRHVFATMSFIAETFIFLYVGMDALDIEMWRMTKLSFGTSMGIYSTLILLILLGRAAFVFPLSTLSNYMNRKAERTPVITFKHQLIIWWAGLMRGAVSIALAFKQFTYSGVTSDPINATMITDTIIVVLFSTLVFGFLTKPLIRYLLPHQETIKISRRESVPPKEDLGVRLLSLEESVGTNMRRAKDSLSRLIESPVCIIHFYWRKFDDAYMRPIFGGPVSTPMGC comes from the exons ATGCTAGTGTCTGAATATTTTAGCAACCTTGGGAGCGACTACGCACAGGTGGTTCCGTTAACGGTGTTCGTGGCGGTTCTTTGTCTCTGCTTAATCATCGGTCACTTGCTCGAAGAAAACCGCTGGGTTAACGAGTCCATCACTGCTATTTTGACC GGATGCTTAGCTGGAGCCATAATCTTGGTTCTAAGCAAAGGGAAGAATTCTCACATCCTTACATTTAACGAAGAGCTGTTCTTCATTTATCTCCTTCCACCTATAATATTCAATGCTGG ATTTCAGGTGAAGAAAAAGCAGTTCTTCCAAAATTTCCTAACCATCATGTTGTTTGGGGTGGTTGgtgtttttatttcatttataatTATTACAGCTG GCAGCTGGTGGCTGTTTCCTAAGCTAGGCTTTGTTGGTCTGACCGCACGAGACTATCTTG CTCTAGGAACAATATTTTCATCAACTGATACAGTGTGTACACTGCAG GTTCTCCATCAAGATGAAACTCCTCTGCTATACAGCCTAGTTTTTGGGGAAGGAGTTGTGAATGATGCAACAACAGTTGTTCTCTTCAATACAATTCAGAAGCTTGATGTTTCAAGGCTAGATAGCAGGACAATACTTCCTGTTGTTGGGGATTTCTTTTACCTTTTCTTGACAAGCACTGCTCTTGGAGTCGTT GCTGGACTTGTGACAGCATATGTTCTTAAAACCTTCTACTTTGGAAG ACATTCAAGCGTTCGAGAAATTTCTCTGATGGTTTTAATGGCGTATTTCTCCTACATGTTGGCAGAG TTGCTACAACTCAGTGGAATTCTTGCTGTTTTCTTTTGTGGGATTCTGATGTCACACTATGCGTGGCATAATGTCAGTGAGAGTTCAAGAATCACGACAAG GCATGTGTTTGCGACAATGTCATTTATTGCAGAAACATTCATATTTCTCTATGTGGGAATGGATGCTCTTGACATTGAAATGTGGAGAATGACCAAATTAAG CTTTGGAACTTCAATGGGCATCTATAGTACCTTAATCTTACTAATCTTGCTTGGACGTGCTGCATTTGTATTCCCACTCTCTACTCTTTCCAATTACATGAATAGAAAAGCCGAGAGAACACCAGTGATCACATTTAAACACCAG CTAATCATTTGGTGGGCCGGGCTTATGAGAGGGGCAGTCTCTATTGCATTGGCTTTTAAACAG TTCACGTATTCTGGCGTTACATCGGATCCAATCAATGCTACAATGATTACCGACACCATTATCGTAGTCCTCTTCAGTACACTG GTGTTTGGTTTTCTAACAAAGCCGCTTATAAGGTATCTGCTTCCCCACCAAGAAACTATCAAAATCAGTCGTCGAGAATCTGTTCCTCCAAAAGAGGACTTGGGTGTTCGTTTGCTCTCTCTTGAAGAATCTGTGGGAACCAACATGAGACGTGCAAAGGATAGTTTGTCTCGGCTGATAGAAAGCCCTGTATGCATTATACATTTCTACTGGAGGAAGTTTGATGATGCCTACATGAGACCCATATTTGGAGGGCCTGTTAGCACTCCAATGGGCTGTTAA